DNA from Asanoa sp. WMMD1127:
TCGGCTTCCTCTGGCGGATCACGCTGCCGCTGTCGCGACCGGCCCTGGTCACCGTCGGCGTGCTCGCGTTCGTGGCGAGCTGGAACGCGTTCCTGCTGCCACTGCTCGTGCTGGGCGACGTCAGCCTGCATACGCTGCCGCTGGGCGTGCAGAACTTCAGCAGCCAGTACACATCGGACACCGCCGGCATCCTGGCCTTCACGTCCCTGGCCATGCTGCCGGCGTTGCTGTTCTTCACGTTCGCGGAGAAACAGATCGTGGGTGGCCTGCAGGGAGCGGTGAAGGGCTGACCCGCCGGGCCCGGACGGTCGCGACCAGGAACCAGAGCAGGACGGCGAGCACGCCGGTGACGAGGGCGGGGGCGAAGGCCCAGGGGAGGGCGCGCGGCGAGAGCGTCCAGGCCTGCTGGGTGTCGGCGAGCACTCTCGGGTGCTTGGCGGACTCCGGGATCCGGACCTCCCACTCGTACGCCTCGTTCGGGTGCTCGGGGTCGAGCGCCTGCCACGAGGTGCCGACGTCGACGCCGTGGATCGGGCCGCGATGGCCGTGGCCGCCCCGGGTCCAGTTGCCGACGCACCGGTGGTGCCGGACCTCCTGGCGGTCGTAGGTGACGTAGCAGTGGTCGACCGTGGCCCGCGGCTCGTCGGCCCCGGGCCACAGACCGGCCAACCAGGACAGCACGCCGCCGAGCGCCAGGGTGGCGAGCACCATCACGGCGAGCCTGGTCCGGAACGCGTCCATGGGCTGCCCCTTCGTCTGCTGGCCCACCGTAGCCGTGCGGGGCCGTGCGTCGTCGCCCCTGACCGGTCGGGTGGAGCGCCGGAGGAACACGGACCTTCACCGCAGCATCAGGGGCATCGCGTTTCAGCGCCAGACTCCGTGGAGGAGGGTGTCGACGACTAGGTCGGCCGCCTCGGGCGGTGGCATCTCCGGGAATCGGTAGGCGGCAGTGCTGACCAGTTGGTCGAGGACGGCGCGGGCCCATTCCGGGGCGACGCCCGCACGCAGGAAGCCCTCGTCGGCGGCGCGCTGGACGAAGGCGTCGAGCCGGGCGCTCTGCCCGGCGGCCCGGGCGGCGGCGGGCGGATCGTTGCGCATCATGCGGTGCGTGTCGACCGGCCACTCGCGGCTGACCGGCACGATGCCCTCGACGAAGCGGTGCAGCGCGACCGGCACCGGCGCGGTCGTGAGGCGGGCCTCGTCGAGGACCCGCTCGGCCGAGTCGAGCTTGGCGTCGAAGACCGCGCTGAGCAGGGCCTCGCGGCTGGCGAAGCGGCGGTGCAAGGTCGTGCGGTCTACTCCGGCCGCGCTCGCGATCGCCGACAGGGGAGTGCTCGGGTCGTCGGCCAGCAGGCGGGCGCCGGCGCGGAGGACCTGGGCGAGATTGCGGGCGGCGTCTGCTCTCATGGTGTGTTAGATCATACCCGCTGTAGCAGATGGGCAGCCACAAGCAGCCGTCCGGTGGCGGCTGGAATATTTAGTGCTACGTTCATGTCGTACTTAGCGTTCCAGCTTCAACATGTTCTAGGAGATTCGCGATGACACGCACGTGGTTGATCACCGGGGGTTCGCAGGGCCTCGGTCGAGCCCTCACCGAGGCGGCGTTGGCGGCCGGCGACCGGGTGGCGGCGACCTCTCGGCAGGCCGACGCGCTGCCCGAGCTGCGGGCGGCGTACCCGGATCGGCTGTTGACCCTGCCCTTGGACCTCACCTCGGAGGCGGCGGCCCGAGACGTCGTCGCGACCGTGGTCGACCGCTTCGGCTCGCTCGACGTCGTGGTCAACAACGCCGGGTACGCGACCAGCGGCTCGATCGAGGACTTCCCGGCCGACGAGTTCCGGGCCCAGGTCGAGACGAACCTGTTCGGCGTGATCAACGTGACCCGGGCGGCGCTGCCCGTCCTGCGCCGCCAGCGCTCCGGCCATGTCGTGCAGATCTCGTCCGTCGGCGGGCGGGTCGGCGGTACGCCCGGCCTCGGCGCGTACCAGACCGCGAAGTTCGGTGTCGCGGGCTTCTCGGAGGTGCTGGCCAGCGAGGTCGCGCCGCTGGGGATCAAGGTGACGATCGTCGAGCCGGGCGGCATCCGCACCGGTTGGGCGGCCGGTGCGGCGCAGACCTCGGGCCCGACCACGCCGGACTACGCTGAGACGGTGGGGCGGTGGCAGGCGATGTTCGGGCAGTACACCGGCCAAGAGCCGGGGGATCCGGCCCGGATGGCGCGGGCGATCGTCGAGGTGGCCGACGGGCCGGAAGCACCCCGCCGGCTGTTGCTGGGCAACGACGCGCTGGACATCACGCTGGCCGCCGAGGAGTCGCGGCTCGCCGAGGCGCGGAAGTGGGCCCACGTCAGCCGATCCACGGACGTGGTCGCATGATCGTCCGGGACAGGCTCTACGTCGGCGGCGCCTGGGTGCCGCCGAGCTCGCCGGCGCTGCTGGAGATCCGGTCGCCGCATGACGGGTCGGTGCTCGGGCAAGCCGTTCAGGCGGCCCCGTCCGATGTGGACGACGCTGTGGCGGCGGCCCGGGCGGCGTTCGACGAGGGGCCGTGGCGGCACACGACGAAAGTGCGTGCGCTGTCGGTCGCCCGCCGGCTGTGCACCGGCACCGTGACCGTCAACGGTTCGCCGATGAGCTTCGACGGCCCGTTCGGCGGTTACAAGGCCAGTGGCATCGGTCGGGAGTACGGGATGGTCGGCCTGCTCGGTTACATCGAGCACAAGTCGGTCACCCGGGCACGGGTAGCCGCGCGTAGTTCCGCGGCGTGAGCACGCTGGCCGCGGTCAGCTCGGCGTCCTCGCCGATCAGCGACGACACCGGATAGGTCGTGACGACCTGCCAGTCCTCCGACGGGATCCGGCCGCGGCCCGGGTCACCCGCGACGACCAGGGTGTCGCGCTGGGCGGCGGCGAGCAGGAACGGCAGGACCCGGTCGGCGAGCTGGTCGTTGTAGAAGGCGTCGCCGGCCAGCACCACCTCGGCCCGGATGTCCGCGATGGCGTCGGGGGTCAGGTCGAGCAGGTCGGTCGACAACGGAATCACGTGTACGCCGTTGACGCGGGCATTGGCCCGGATCGCCGCCGACGCGTACGGGTCGATGTCGTTGGCGACCACGACTGACGCGCCGGCCATCGCCGCCGCGATCGCGACGAGCCCGGAGCCGGAGCCGAGGTCGAGCACCCGCCGCCCGGCAACGGTCTCGGGGGCGTCGAGCACGTAGCGGGCGACCGCCTGGCCGCCGCCCCAGGCGGTGGCCCAGAACGGGGCGGGCATCTTGTGACCGGCCTGGGCCTCGAGCCGCGCCCAGAAGATCGTCGGATCCTCGGCGAGGAAGAGCTGCACCTCGGGCACCAGCCCGGTGCGGGTGAGTCGGAGACCGTCCATGTCGATCGCGCCTCCTTCCAGGTTCGAGCCGGCCCGGTCGTCTGCCGGGCCTGGATCGCCAGGTCGGTGGGGACCCTGGTCACCGCCGCGCCGATAACGGCCTGCTGCCGTTACCGGTGATGTCGCTTGTGGTGCCGTTCACGGGTGGTCGCGTGGTGCGTGGTGCGTTGTGCCGTGTGGCTACCTGCAGTGTCGTCCACCGGGCGCAGATCTGCCCGCTGTGGCGCCTTCGGTCCGGCTCAGGTCCTGGAGCCGTGCCCCGGTACCGCCATCGTGGCCCGCGCCGCGGCGCTGCTGCGGCCGAATTCGTGATTTTCCCTCTCGGGGGTGCCGGCTGGCACCGGCTGCCCGGCTGCCCGGCTGCCCGGCGGGCCGTGCCCAGGCCGATGTCGTCAGGCCCGGGCACGACCGCAACGGGTCAGATGACGCGGATGTTGGACGCCTGCGGGCCCTTCTGGCCCTGCGTGATGTCGAACTCCACGCGCTGGTTCTCTTCCAGCGAGCGGAAGCCGTTGGCCTGGATGGCCGAGAAGTGGGCGAACACGTCGGGGCCTCCACCGTCCTGCTCGATGAAGCCGAACCCCTTGTCAGCGTTGAACCACTTGACGGTACCTACTGCCATTTCCTCTAACCTCTCGGAATGGTGCCCACACCGTGCGGGCGCCGCGATTGCCGCATGCATCCATCCCGACCGGCGTGCCGGCACAAACACAAAACGCCCGTGGTTGGCTGCCCGGGCGTCTGCTTGGTATGGGGAACATGTAACCGCAATATCGGAACGGTAGCACGCACGCCCCGGCCCCGCGCCCGCGGCGTGACCGGTCCGCGCGGGGTGTCGCGCGGTCAGCCCCGCCCGGCGTGGCGGCGCAGCGGCCTGGCGGCCCAGGGGCCCAGCGGCCTGGCGGCCCAGCGGCCCAGCGGCCTGGCGGCGCAGCGGTCCGGCGGCCTGGCGGCGCAGCGGCCTGGCGGCGCAGCGGCCTGGCGGCGCAGCGGCCTGGCGGCGCAGCGGCCTGGCGGCGCAGCGGCCTGGCGGCGCAGCGGCCTGGCGGCGCAGCGGCTCTGGTGGCCCAGCGGCCGGCCTCGCAGGCGTGGCAGCTCAGCGGTTGGAGGCCTACCGTGCGCTAGGTGTGCTGTCCAGGGAGGTTGGTCAAGGTTGTGTGACGAGACGATCTAGGTCTTGAACGGGTGAGGCCTCCGGTCGTGAAGTGGAGCTGTCGAAGAACCGCTTCACGTTGACTGGAGGCCTCGTGGCACACGCTAACGCAGCTCTGACTCCGATAGCACGTCTGAAACTGGCCCGGCTGGTAGTCGAGCAGGGCTGGACGATCGCCGCGGCCGCGCGGCGGTTCGACGTGTCGTACCGGACCGCGAAACGGTGGGTTGACCGGTACCACGCCGCGGGTGAGGCCGGTATGCAGGACCGCTCCAGCCGGCCGCACCGCAGCCCGACGCGCACGCCGCAGCCGCTGGTCCGCACGATCGTGCACCTGCGATTGAAACGCCGTCTCGGACCGGTCCAGATCGCCGCCCGGCTGGCGATGGCGGCCTCGACCGTGTACGCGGTTCTGGTCCGCTGCCGGGTCAACCGGCTCACCCACATAGACCGGGTCACCGGGGAACCTGTCCGCCGTTACGAACACGATCATCCCGGGGCGATGCTGCACGTCGATGTGAAGAAATACGGGAACGTCCCCGACGGGGGCGGTTGGCGTTTCGTCGGGCGCCGCCAGGGCGACCGCAACCGGCAGGCCACCGCCCAGCGCACCGGAGTGCGCAACGCCAAGTGGGAACCCAGGGTCGGGACCGCGTTCGTCCATACCGTCATCGATGACCACTCCCGCGTCGCCTACGCCGAGATCCGCGACGACGAGAAGGCAGCCACCGCCATCGACGTCCTGCGCCACGCGGTGGCCTGGTTCGCCGCCCGCGGTGTGACCGTCGAACGAGTCCTGTCCGACAACGGATCGGCCTACAAGTCCCACGCCTGGCGCCAGGCCTGCACCCAACTGGGCATCAAGCCGCGCAAAACCCGCCCCTACCGGCCACAGACCAACGGGAAGGTCGAACGGTTCCACCGGACCATGACCGACGGCTGGGCACTGGCCCGGCTCTACACCAGCGAACAGGCCCGCAGGAAGGCCTTACCGGCCTTCCTGCATCACTACAATCACCACCGACCCCACACCGCCATCGGCGGCCAACCACCCATCACCAGGTTGACCAACCTCCCTGGACAGCACAGCTAGGCCGTAGGGGCGGTTGAACGTGATCGGCCTCGCACCTGGAGTAGGTTGAGGGCGTTGGTCCACAGCGTGTCGAGCTGGTCGGGGTCGTTGAGCAGCTTCGCCAGCAGGACTCGGCCCTCTAGCTGGGCCACGATGGAACGCGCGGCTTCGCGGCTGTCGACGGACAGGTCGGCCAGGTGGTGCGCCTTGGCGTCGACGACGACCTCTTCGATCAGGTCGATCTGGGCCTCGAAGATCTCCTGCAGCCGCTTGCGGATCTCCTCGGCCTGGTTGCTGAGCTCCAGCGCGAGATTGCCGAACAGGCAACCCACCACCACGCCCGCGCGCTGCTGGCCCTTGCGCTGCACGTCTTCCGTGGCCTCGAACAGGTCGCGCAGGCGCTGCAGCGGGTCGCGCTCGGTCCTGAGCACCTCCACCCACTGCGCCCGCTGGGCTGCCCAGTGCTCGTCGATCACCGCGAGCGCCAGCGCCTGCTTCGACGGGAAGAAGTAGTAGAAGCTGCCCTTCGGTACCCCCGCCGCCGCGCAGATCTCGGCCACCCCCAACGCCGAGTAGCCGCGCTGCTCGATCAGCACCTTGGCCGCCTCGAGGATCTTGTCTCGCGCGTCACTCGTGCGTCCCATGCCTTGGAGCTTACACGACCGGTCGTCTAGCTTTTAGTCGACCAGTCGTCTAGTAGTAAAGGAACGCTCATGACCAGTCAGAAAGTCGTCGTGATCACCGGTGCGTCCCAGGGCATCGGCGCCGGCCTCGTCGAGGGATACCGCAAGCTCGGCTACGGCGTCGTGGCCACGTCGCGCTCGATCGCCCTGAGCGACGACCCACAGGTCGTCACCGTCCAGGGCGACATCGCCGACCCGGCGACGGCGGACCAGGTGGTCGCCGCGGCGCTGGACCGCTTCGGCCGGATCGACACCGTGGTCAACAACGCCGGGGTCTTCATCGCGAAGCCGTTCACCGACTACACCGACGACGATTTCGACCTGCTCGTCGGCGTCAACGTCGCGGGCTTCTTCCACCTCACCCGGCGTGCCCTGCCACACCTGGCACAGACCGGCGCCGGCCACGTCGTCAACATCACGACGAGCTTCGTGGACCAGCCGAACTCCAACGTGCCGTCGGTGCTGGCCTCGGTGACCAAGGGCGGGCTGAGCTCGGCGACAAAGTCGCTGGCCATCGAGTACGCGACCCGCGGCGTACGCGTCAACGCCGTGGCGCCGGGCATCATCAAGACCCCGATGCACCCGGTCGAGTACCACCCGACCTTCGACGGCCTCCACCCGGTCGGCCGGATGGGCGAAGCCAGCGACATCGTCGAGGCGGTGCTGTATCTGGAGTCGGCCCCGTTCGTCACCGGCGAGATCCTCCACGTCGACGGCGGCCAGAACGCCGGACACTGACCAGAAAGGACGAGGAACGATGCCGATCGTCACCATCCAGATCACCAAGGAAGGCACCACCCCGGGTGCGGAGGCCGCGACCGCCGAGGAGAAGGCCGCCCTCATCAAGGGCGTCAGCCAACTGCTGCTCGACGTGCTCCACAAACCGATGGAGGCGACCTTCGTCGTCATCGACGAGGTCGAGACAGAGAACTGGGGCTGGGGTGGCCTCCCCGTGGAACAGTTCCGCGCGCAACGCCGGAACGCTCAGTAGCGGTGCGGGGTTGGCGCTTCGCACCAATCCCGCCACCAATCTTCGGTCGCCCGACAAGCCCCGGCGTGCATCTCCTCCGGCATCAGGGCGGCTGATGCCGCCGGCTGGGCCGGACCTGATGTGTCGCGGGCTGGGCCGGCCTGACCGCCTCAACCGGCCTCGCCGCCTTTGACAAGCTGGGCGCCCCGCACTGCGCTCACGGAGAGTGCGCCCCAAGGGCTGATGCGCTCCACGAGACGCTGACCGGGCAGGTCCCGGGTGTCCGCGGACACGTGGGAGGAGCTGACCTGGGCGCTAGCCGCCACGTGGGAGGAGCTGACCCGGGCGCTGGCCGCCGGCCGCGTCCCGGCGCCCCTCGAGCTGCGCGCTCGGGTCGACCTCACCACGAACCGCCCGTGAACATTGGTCGGAGCTCTTCGGTGGCCCCGTGCGCGACGACGCGTCATGCGCCGTCGTTGAGGGCCCGGGCGAGGCGGCGGACGGCGTCGTCCATCAGGTCCGGTGGCGCCGCGGCGTAGGTGAGGCGGAGGTGGGGCGCGTCGGGTTCGGCGGCGTACCACGGGCGGCCCGGGAAGACGATCACGCCTTCGGTGGCCGCCCTCGTGGCCAGTGCGACGTCGTCCGTTCCCGCGGGGAGCTCGACCCACAGGTGCAGGCCGCCGCGCGGGACCACCGTCGGGACCAGCTCCGGGAGGTGGCGGTGGAGCGCGGACAGCAGCGCCTCGCGGCGGGTGCGGAGCGACGCGCGTAGGCCCCGGCGGTGGCGCGACCAGGACGGCGAGCTGACGAACTCCAAGGTGGCCAGTTGGAGCGGGCCCGCGACGAAGAAGTCGTCGAGCAGGCGGGCGGCGCGCAGGCGGGCGCCGGCGGGGCCGCGGGCGCCGATGGCGGCCACGCGCAGGCCGGGAGCGGCCGATTTGGTCAGCGAGCGCACGTAGACCACGTGCCCGTCAGGGTCGTCGGCCGCCAGCGGTGGCGGGGGCGTGCCGTCGATCGTCAGGTCGCGGGCGTAGTCGTCCTCGATGAGGAACGCGCCGGCCGCGTCGAGGGCGGCGGCCACGGCGGGGCGGCGGGCCGCGGCCAGCGTCGCGCCGTGCGGGTTGGCGTGCAGCGGCTGGCAGTAGAACAACCTGGCCCCGGTGCGGGCGAAGGCGGCGGCGAGCTGATCGGGGCGTACGCCGTCGGTGTCCGTCGGCACCGGCACCACCCGCAGGCCGGCGGCGTGCGCGGCGGCCAGCGCGCCGAGGTAGGTGGGGGACTCCACCAGGATCGTGTCGCCCGGAGTGGTGAGTGCGCGCAGCGCGGTCGACAGCGCCGCCTGACCACCCGGACAGATCACCATGTCGTCCGCGCGGAGACCGGCGCCGGTCTCGCGGGCGAACCAGGCGCGCAGGTCCGGATGGCCCTCGGCCGGGCCGCGTTGCCAGGACGCCGGCTGGCGGGCCGCCCGGGCCAGCGCGGCGCCGAGGGCGGCGGCGGGTTGCAGGTCGGCGTCCAGGTAGCCGCCGGAGAGCGGGATCGCGCCGGCCGGGGGTAACGCCAGTAACGCTTGCATCTCCGTCTCGCCTGACCGGCCGGGGCCGAGGGCCACCGTCTGCCACGCCAGGTCGGGCGGCTGGGCGGGCGCGTTCCGCGGCGCCGCCACGTAGGTGCCGCGGCCGGGCCGGGTCTCGACCACTCCTTGGGCGACCAGCTGCCGGAGGGCCTCCGCGACCGTGACCGGCGACGCCTGGTGCCGGACGGTCAGCTCCCGCACCGACGGCAGCCGCGTGCCGGGCGCGGCGGCCGATGCCAGACCGCGCAGATCTTGGATAACGCGAGCCGCTGCGTTACCGTCACTCATGAGAGCAGAGAGTAGCGCTACCGGGCCGAACACGGTAACGGCCGGGTTCGCGCTCGGGGCGTTGGGCGTGGTGGCGTTCAGCATGTCGCTGCCGGCCACCCGGATCGCGGTGGCGCAGCTCGACCCCTGGTTCGTCGCCTTCGGCCGGGCGGTGGGCGCGGCGCTGCTGGCGGCGGCCTACCTCCGGTGGACCGGCGCGCCCCGGCCGACTCCCGCCCAGTGGCGGCGGCTCGCGGTCGTCGCGCTCGGGGTCGTGGCCGGGTTCCCGCTGTTCACCTCGCTGGCGCTGCTGACCCAGACCGCGTCCCACGGCGCGGTGGTCGTCGCCGTGCTGCCGGCGATGACGGCCGTGTTCGCGGTGCTGCGCGCCGGCGAGCGCCCGCCGCCGCTGTTCTGGCTCGCCGGCGCCGGGGGACTGGTGGCGGTCCTCGCCTTCCTGGCCGCGAGCGGCACGGTCCACGGTGGACTCAACCACGCCGACCTGTTCCTGCTCACGGCCGTCACGCTCTGCGGCCTCGGCTACGCCGAAGGTGGCGCGCTCGCGAAGGAGCTCGGCGGCGCCCGTACCATCTGCTGGGCGCTGCTCGTGGCCCTGCCGGTCACGGTCCCGATCACGGCCGTGGCCGCGGTCGCGAATGCACCCGCGGCGGACGGCCGCGGCTGGGCGGCGTTCGGCTACCTCACGCTGGTGTCGATGTTTCTGGGCTTCTTCGCCTGGTACGCCGGCCTGGCCCGCGGTGGCATCGCCCGCGTGGGCCAGATCCAACTGGTGCAACCGGTGCTCACCATGGCCTGGTCGGCCCTGCTGCTGTCGGAGCCCATCACCCCGATCGCACTGGTGGCCGCCGCGGTCGTCCTGGTCTGCGTGATCCTGACCCAACGCACCCGCACCGGCGCGGCCACGACGCCGCTGGCCGAGGACGGCGAAGGTCGCCGCCGGACAAACCTCCAACGCTGACCAGGTCACGGACGCGGGGCGGCGACCACTCGGCCGGGCCGCGCTCCACCGAATCGGCGTAAAGGCGCGGAAAGCCCACAGAAGGGACTAACGCGGTCTAATCTCCGAGTTGAAGCGCCGGCGAGCCCGAGGAGGCACGATGGCCGACGATGCCGTACCAGCGGCGGAGCTCTACACCGACGAGTTCGCCGTGGACCCGTATCCCGCCTTCGCCAAGCTGCGCACCGACAGTCCAGTGTGTCCGGTCAGCTCGCCGCGGTTCGACTCCTACCTGATCACGCGGTTCGAGGACGCCAAGGCCGCGCTGACCGACCCGCGGCTGTCCAAGGACCTCTACGGGCCGGGCCAGCACTTCCTGCGGATCTTCGGGCCGAACTCCGAGGGCCTGAACAAGAACATGCTCAACTCGGATCCGCCGGAGCACAGCCGGCTGCGGCAGGTGACCTCGCGGGCCTTCGCGCCGCGGCGGATCGAGGCGCTGCGGCCGCGGGTGACCGAGATCGTGGCCGACCTGCTCGACAGGGTCGTGCCGCAGGGCCGGGCCGACCTGATGCGCGACTTCGCGATCCCGCTGCCGATGATGGTCATCTCGGAGCTGCTCGGTATCCCGCGCACCGACCACGAGCCGGTGCTGGCCTGGACGCAGGTGATCCGCGAGTCCGGGTCGTCCGGCCGGCCGCCGGCCCAGGAGAAGGCGGCCGTGCAGGAGGCGCAGGCCTGGCTGCACGGTTACCTGACCGAGCTCGTGGCGGCCAAGCGTGCGACGCCCGGCGACGACATGGTCAGCATGCTGATCAGCGCCTGCGACGACGAGGGGCTGCTGTCCGACCGCGAGCTGGTCAGCACCACGTTCCTGCTCCTGTTCGCCGGCCACCAGACCACCGCCGACTTCATCGGCAACGCGATGGTGGCCCTGCTGACCCACCCGGACCAGCTCGAGCTGTTGATCGAGCAGCCGGAGCTGCTGCCGCACGCGATCGAGGAGCTGCTTCGCTTCGACGGTCCGCTGCCGGTGGCCAGCCCACGGATCGCCACCGAGGACCTCGACTTCCAGGGCGTACGCATTCCCGAGGGTTCGGTCGTCGGTGTGGTGATCAACTCGGCCAACCACGACCCCGCGCAGTTCGAGGACCCGGACCGGCTCGACCTGCGGCGCGAACGGGGACCGCACCTCGGTTTCGGCCACGGCGTGCATTACTGCCTCGGCGTCTCCTTGGCCCGCATGGAGGCGCAGATCGGCATCGGTGAGCTGTTGCGCCGGATGCCGGGCCTCGCGCTCGGCAAGCCGGTCGAGGAACTGCGCCGGCTGCCGGCCGCGTCGCCGTTCCGCGGCCTCATCGAGCTTCCCGTCACCTTCAACACCAATCTGTGAGGAGCAGCCGTGGTATTCCGCAACGTCATCGTCTGCCGCATCGTCCCGGGCAGTGAGCAGAAGGTGGCCGACGTCTTCGGTCACTTC
Protein-coding regions in this window:
- a CDS encoding PLP-dependent aminotransferase family protein, which gives rise to MSDGNAAARVIQDLRGLASAAAPGTRLPSVRELTVRHQASPVTVAEALRQLVAQGVVETRPGRGTYVAAPRNAPAQPPDLAWQTVALGPGRSGETEMQALLALPPAGAIPLSGGYLDADLQPAAALGAALARAARQPASWQRGPAEGHPDLRAWFARETGAGLRADDMVICPGGQAALSTALRALTTPGDTILVESPTYLGALAAAHAAGLRVVPVPTDTDGVRPDQLAAAFARTGARLFYCQPLHANPHGATLAAARRPAVAAALDAAGAFLIEDDYARDLTIDGTPPPPLAADDPDGHVVYVRSLTKSAAPGLRVAAIGARGPAGARLRAARLLDDFFVAGPLQLATLEFVSSPSWSRHRRGLRASLRTRREALLSALHRHLPELVPTVVPRGGLHLWVELPAGTDDVALATRAATEGVIVFPGRPWYAAEPDAPHLRLTYAAAPPDLMDDAVRRLARALNDGA
- a CDS encoding 4-oxalocrotonate tautomerase family protein, producing MPIVTIQITKEGTTPGAEAATAEEKAALIKGVSQLLLDVLHKPMEATFVVIDEVETENWGWGGLPVEQFRAQRRNAQ
- a CDS encoding aldehyde dehydrogenase family protein, which translates into the protein MIVRDRLYVGGAWVPPSSPALLEIRSPHDGSVLGQAVQAAPSDVDDAVAAARAAFDEGPWRHTTKVRALSVARRLCTGTVTVNGSPMSFDGPFGGYKASGIGREYGMVGLLGYIEHKSVTRARVAARSSAA
- a CDS encoding SDR family NAD(P)-dependent oxidoreductase, translated to MTRTWLITGGSQGLGRALTEAALAAGDRVAATSRQADALPELRAAYPDRLLTLPLDLTSEAAARDVVATVVDRFGSLDVVVNNAGYATSGSIEDFPADEFRAQVETNLFGVINVTRAALPVLRRQRSGHVVQISSVGGRVGGTPGLGAYQTAKFGVAGFSEVLASEVAPLGIKVTIVEPGGIRTGWAAGAAQTSGPTTPDYAETVGRWQAMFGQYTGQEPGDPARMARAIVEVADGPEAPRRLLLGNDALDITLAAEESRLAEARKWAHVSRSTDVVA
- a CDS encoding cold-shock protein, which produces MAVGTVKWFNADKGFGFIEQDGGGPDVFAHFSAIQANGFRSLEENQRVEFDITQGQKGPQASNIRVI
- a CDS encoding SDR family oxidoreductase; this encodes MTSQKVVVITGASQGIGAGLVEGYRKLGYGVVATSRSIALSDDPQVVTVQGDIADPATADQVVAAALDRFGRIDTVVNNAGVFIAKPFTDYTDDDFDLLVGVNVAGFFHLTRRALPHLAQTGAGHVVNITTSFVDQPNSNVPSVLASVTKGGLSSATKSLAIEYATRGVRVNAVAPGIIKTPMHPVEYHPTFDGLHPVGRMGEASDIVEAVLYLESAPFVTGEILHVDGGQNAGH
- a CDS encoding TetR/AcrR family transcriptional regulator; this translates as MRADAARNLAQVLRAGARLLADDPSTPLSAIASAAGVDRTTLHRRFASREALLSAVFDAKLDSAERVLDEARLTTAPVPVALHRFVEGIVPVSREWPVDTHRMMRNDPPAAARAAGQSARLDAFVQRAADEGFLRAGVAPEWARAVLDQLVSTAAYRFPEMPPPEAADLVVDTLLHGVWR
- a CDS encoding cytochrome P450, with amino-acid sequence MADDAVPAAELYTDEFAVDPYPAFAKLRTDSPVCPVSSPRFDSYLITRFEDAKAALTDPRLSKDLYGPGQHFLRIFGPNSEGLNKNMLNSDPPEHSRLRQVTSRAFAPRRIEALRPRVTEIVADLLDRVVPQGRADLMRDFAIPLPMMVISELLGIPRTDHEPVLAWTQVIRESGSSGRPPAQEKAAVQEAQAWLHGYLTELVAAKRATPGDDMVSMLISACDDEGLLSDRELVSTTFLLLFAGHQTTADFIGNAMVALLTHPDQLELLIEQPELLPHAIEELLRFDGPLPVASPRIATEDLDFQGVRIPEGSVVGVVINSANHDPAQFEDPDRLDLRRERGPHLGFGHGVHYCLGVSLARMEAQIGIGELLRRMPGLALGKPVEELRRLPAASPFRGLIELPVTFNTNL
- a CDS encoding 50S ribosomal protein L11 methyltransferase; protein product: MDGLRLTRTGLVPEVQLFLAEDPTIFWARLEAQAGHKMPAPFWATAWGGGQAVARYVLDAPETVAGRRVLDLGSGSGLVAIAAAMAGASVVVANDIDPYASAAIRANARVNGVHVIPLSTDLLDLTPDAIADIRAEVVLAGDAFYNDQLADRVLPFLLAAAQRDTLVVAGDPGRGRIPSEDWQVVTTYPVSSLIGEDAELTAASVLTPRNYARLPVPG
- a CDS encoding IS481 family transposase, giving the protein MAHANAALTPIARLKLARLVVEQGWTIAAAARRFDVSYRTAKRWVDRYHAAGEAGMQDRSSRPHRSPTRTPQPLVRTIVHLRLKRRLGPVQIAARLAMAASTVYAVLVRCRVNRLTHIDRVTGEPVRRYEHDHPGAMLHVDVKKYGNVPDGGGWRFVGRRQGDRNRQATAQRTGVRNAKWEPRVGTAFVHTVIDDHSRVAYAEIRDDEKAATAIDVLRHAVAWFAARGVTVERVLSDNGSAYKSHAWRQACTQLGIKPRKTRPYRPQTNGKVERFHRTMTDGWALARLYTSEQARRKALPAFLHHYNHHRPHTAIGGQPPITRLTNLPGQHS
- a CDS encoding DMT family transporter; this encodes MRAESSATGPNTVTAGFALGALGVVAFSMSLPATRIAVAQLDPWFVAFGRAVGAALLAAAYLRWTGAPRPTPAQWRRLAVVALGVVAGFPLFTSLALLTQTASHGAVVVAVLPAMTAVFAVLRAGERPPPLFWLAGAGGLVAVLAFLAASGTVHGGLNHADLFLLTAVTLCGLGYAEGGALAKELGGARTICWALLVALPVTVPITAVAAVANAPAADGRGWAAFGYLTLVSMFLGFFAWYAGLARGGIARVGQIQLVQPVLTMAWSALLLSEPITPIALVAAAVVLVCVILTQRTRTGAATTPLAEDGEGRRRTNLQR
- a CDS encoding TetR/AcrR family transcriptional regulator, encoding MGRTSDARDKILEAAKVLIEQRGYSALGVAEICAAAGVPKGSFYYFFPSKQALALAVIDEHWAAQRAQWVEVLRTERDPLQRLRDLFEATEDVQRKGQQRAGVVVGCLFGNLALELSNQAEEIRKRLQEIFEAQIDLIEEVVVDAKAHHLADLSVDSREAARSIVAQLEGRVLLAKLLNDPDQLDTLWTNALNLLQVRGRSRSTAPTA